Proteins encoded within one genomic window of Ovis aries strain OAR_USU_Benz2616 breed Rambouillet chromosome 1, ARS-UI_Ramb_v3.0, whole genome shotgun sequence:
- the ECM1 gene encoding extracellular matrix protein 1 isoform X1, which produces MGTMSRAALVLACLTVASVASDGGFKASGQRELGPQPLTHPLQEVGYAAPPSPPLSRALPQGHPRSSQHSLYFEGQSEVQPFPSQDAIPLQEELPPPQLPMEKKGGPPLPQEAIPLQEELPPPQVPIEQKEEKPAPSMDHGPPEPESWNPAQHCQQGRPRGGWGHRLDGFPPGRPSLDNLDQICLPSRQHVVYGPWNLPQTGFSHLSRQGETLNLLETGYSRCCRCHNPTNRLDCAELVWEDAVTRFCEAEFSVKTQPHGCCKKQGEARLSCFQEEAPRPHYQLRACPSHQPGISLGPKLPFPPGLPTVDNIKNICHLKRFRSVPRNLPATDSIQRQLQALTRLEAEFQRCCRPGNNHTCAWKAWEDTLDGYCDREQAIKTHHHSCCHYPPSPLRDECFARRAPYPNYDRDILTLDLSRITPNLMNHLCGNQRVLSKHKQIPGLIQKVTARCCDLPFPEQACCAEEEKSAFIDDLCGSRRNFWRDSALCCKLSPGDEQVNCFNTKYLRNVALVTGDTRDAKGPGEQGPTRGTNSSPTSEPKEE; this is translated from the exons GTTTCAAGGCTTCAGGGCAGAGAGAGCTGGGGCCACAGCCCCTGACCCACCCCCTTCAAGAAG TGGGCTATGCTgcacccccttccccacctctgaGCAGAGCCCTCCCCCAGGGTCACCCTCGCAGCTCCCAGCATAGCCTGTACTTTGAGGGACAGAGTGAAG TGCAGCCCTTTCCCTCACAGGACGCCATCCCCCTCCAAGAggagctgccccctccccagctccccatggaaaagaaag GGGGTCCCCCTCTCCCTCAAGAAGCCATCCCCCTCCAAGAggagctgccccctccccaggttCCTATTGAACAGAAGGAAG AAAAGCCAGCTCCCTCCATGGACCACGGCCCCCCAGAGCCCGAGTCCTGGAATCCAGCCCAGCACTGCCAACAGGGCCGACCCCGAGGCGGCTGGGGCCACCGACTGGATGGCTTCCCCCCTGGGCGGCCTTCTCTGGACAATCTGGACCAGATCTGCCTTCCTAGTCGTCAGCATGTGGTGTATGGCCCTTGGAACCTGCCACAGACTGGCTTTTCCCACCTCAGCCGTCAGGGTGAGACCCTCAATTTGCTGGAGACTGGATATTCCCGCTGCTGCCGCTGTCACAACCCCACAAACCGCTTGGACTGTGCAGAACTCGTG TGGGAAGACGCAGTGACCCGGTTCTGTGAGGCCGAGTTTTCGGTCAAGACCCAACCCCACGGGTGCTGCAAAAAGCAGGGGGAGGCTCGATTATCCTGCTTCCAGGAGGAAGCTCCCCGGCCACACTACCAGCTCCGGGCCTGCCCCAGCCACCAGCCTGGTATTTCCTTGGGCCCCAAGCTGCCCTTTCCCCCTGGGCTACCCACAGTGGACAATATCAAGAACATCTGCCACCTAAAACGCTTCCGCTCGGTGCCACGCAACCTCCCAGCCACGGACTCCATCCAAAGGCAGCTGCAGGCCCTGACCCGGCTGGAGGCGGAGTTCCAGCGCTGCTGCCGGCCGGGGAACAACCACACCTGTGCCTGGAAGGCC TGGGAGGATACCCTCGATGGGTACTGTGACCGGGAGCAGGCTATAAAGACCCACCACCACTCGTGTTGCCACTACCCCCCTAGCCCCCTCCGTGACGAGTGCTTCGCCCGTCGGGCTCCCTATCCCAACTATGACCGGGATATCTTGACCCTTGACCTCAGCCGAATCACCCCCAACCTCATGAATCACCTCTGTGGAAACCAAAGAGTTCTCAGCAAGCA CAAGCAGATTCCTGGGCTGATTCAGAAAGTGACTGCCCGTTGCTGTGACCTGCCGTTCCCAGAGCAGGCCTGCTGTGCTGAGGAGGAG AAATCAGCCTTTATTGATGACCTGTGTGGTTCCCGACGTAACTTCTGGCGAGACTCTGCCCTCTGCTGTAAACTGAGTCCTGGGGATGAACAGGTCAACTGCTTCAACACGAAGTATCTGAGGAATGTGGCTCTAGTGACTGGGGACACTAGGGATGCCAAGGGCCCCGGGGAGCAGGGCCCAACTCGGGGAACAAATAGCAGCCCCACCTCTGAGCCCAAGGAAGAGTGA
- the ECM1 gene encoding extracellular matrix protein 1 isoform X2 → MGTMSRAALVLACLTVASVASDGGFKASGQRELGPQPLTHPLQEVGYAAPPSPPLSRALPQGHPRSSQHSLYFEGQSEVQPFPSQDAIPLQEELPPPQLPMEKKGGPPLPQEAIPLQEELPPPQVPIEQKEEKPAPSMDHGPPEPESWNPAQHCQQGRPRGGWGHRLDGFPPGRPSLDNLDQICLPSRQHVVYGPWNLPQTGFSHLSRQGETLNLLETGYSRCCRCHNPTNRLDCAELVWEDTLDGYCDREQAIKTHHHSCCHYPPSPLRDECFARRAPYPNYDRDILTLDLSRITPNLMNHLCGNQRVLSKHKQIPGLIQKVTARCCDLPFPEQACCAEEEKSAFIDDLCGSRRNFWRDSALCCKLSPGDEQVNCFNTKYLRNVALVTGDTRDAKGPGEQGPTRGTNSSPTSEPKEE, encoded by the exons GTTTCAAGGCTTCAGGGCAGAGAGAGCTGGGGCCACAGCCCCTGACCCACCCCCTTCAAGAAG TGGGCTATGCTgcacccccttccccacctctgaGCAGAGCCCTCCCCCAGGGTCACCCTCGCAGCTCCCAGCATAGCCTGTACTTTGAGGGACAGAGTGAAG TGCAGCCCTTTCCCTCACAGGACGCCATCCCCCTCCAAGAggagctgccccctccccagctccccatggaaaagaaag GGGGTCCCCCTCTCCCTCAAGAAGCCATCCCCCTCCAAGAggagctgccccctccccaggttCCTATTGAACAGAAGGAAG AAAAGCCAGCTCCCTCCATGGACCACGGCCCCCCAGAGCCCGAGTCCTGGAATCCAGCCCAGCACTGCCAACAGGGCCGACCCCGAGGCGGCTGGGGCCACCGACTGGATGGCTTCCCCCCTGGGCGGCCTTCTCTGGACAATCTGGACCAGATCTGCCTTCCTAGTCGTCAGCATGTGGTGTATGGCCCTTGGAACCTGCCACAGACTGGCTTTTCCCACCTCAGCCGTCAGGGTGAGACCCTCAATTTGCTGGAGACTGGATATTCCCGCTGCTGCCGCTGTCACAACCCCACAAACCGCTTGGACTGTGCAGAACTCGTG TGGGAGGATACCCTCGATGGGTACTGTGACCGGGAGCAGGCTATAAAGACCCACCACCACTCGTGTTGCCACTACCCCCCTAGCCCCCTCCGTGACGAGTGCTTCGCCCGTCGGGCTCCCTATCCCAACTATGACCGGGATATCTTGACCCTTGACCTCAGCCGAATCACCCCCAACCTCATGAATCACCTCTGTGGAAACCAAAGAGTTCTCAGCAAGCA CAAGCAGATTCCTGGGCTGATTCAGAAAGTGACTGCCCGTTGCTGTGACCTGCCGTTCCCAGAGCAGGCCTGCTGTGCTGAGGAGGAG AAATCAGCCTTTATTGATGACCTGTGTGGTTCCCGACGTAACTTCTGGCGAGACTCTGCCCTCTGCTGTAAACTGAGTCCTGGGGATGAACAGGTCAACTGCTTCAACACGAAGTATCTGAGGAATGTGGCTCTAGTGACTGGGGACACTAGGGATGCCAAGGGCCCCGGGGAGCAGGGCCCAACTCGGGGAACAAATAGCAGCCCCACCTCTGAGCCCAAGGAAGAGTGA